One part of the Algibacter sp. L1A34 genome encodes these proteins:
- a CDS encoding N-acetylglucosamine-6-phosphate deacetylase has protein sequence MKEIINCVDCISNDLIQIVIDDGLLVSRKESEIKEHETVFIGPGLLDIQINGFSGVDFNTFPIVENDFLKVVNNLSKEGVLSFFPTVITNSDTNIINLLKNINELCLQNPLIDAYVSGIHLEGPFISPIKEASGAHSKDYIKAPDWELFQAFQEASGNRIKIITISPEWDNSADFISKCTANDIIVSIGHTVASNEQINAAVNAGASMSTHLGNGAPLSLHRNSNIILDQLANNNLTPSIIADGFHLPDNFLNIVLNVKKSNVILVSDSTMFAGMDAGVYHAHIGGKVKLEKGGRLSTFKNENVLAGSAVSLLDCVNKLFSSNMLSLANAWAMASRKPMSIVNLSANTNDFVLFKIKNNAIKIIRVVKSGKQIFVNA, from the coding sequence ATGAAAGAAATAATTAATTGTGTTGACTGTATTTCGAACGATTTAATTCAAATTGTAATTGATGATGGTTTGTTGGTTTCTAGAAAAGAGTCCGAAATTAAAGAACATGAAACCGTTTTTATTGGTCCTGGTTTGTTAGATATTCAAATTAATGGCTTTTCTGGAGTCGATTTTAATACGTTCCCCATCGTTGAGAACGACTTCTTAAAGGTTGTTAATAATTTATCAAAAGAAGGCGTATTGTCTTTTTTTCCAACAGTCATTACAAATTCAGATACCAATATTATAAATCTTCTAAAAAATATAAATGAACTCTGTTTACAAAACCCTTTAATCGATGCTTACGTTAGTGGTATTCATTTAGAAGGGCCTTTTATTTCGCCAATAAAAGAAGCTTCGGGTGCGCATTCTAAAGACTATATAAAAGCACCGGATTGGGAATTGTTTCAAGCGTTTCAAGAGGCTTCAGGGAATCGAATTAAAATAATTACAATAAGTCCAGAATGGGATAATTCTGCAGATTTTATTAGCAAGTGTACTGCTAATGATATTATAGTTTCTATTGGGCATACTGTGGCAAGTAACGAGCAAATAAATGCTGCTGTTAATGCTGGAGCTAGCATGTCTACACACTTGGGGAATGGTGCACCATTGTCGCTTCATAGAAATTCAAATATTATTTTGGATCAATTAGCGAATAATAATTTAACACCGAGTATTATTGCCGATGGGTTTCATTTGCCTGATAATTTTTTAAACATAGTATTAAATGTTAAAAAATCTAACGTTATTTTAGTTAGCGATTCTACCATGTTTGCCGGTATGGATGCAGGTGTTTATCACGCTCATATTGGTGGAAAAGTAAAATTAGAAAAAGGAGGAAGACTTTCTACTTTTAAGAATGAAAATGTATTGGCCGGTTCTGCCGTTTCTTTGCTAGACTGCGTTAATAAGCTTTTTTCAAGTAATATGCTAAGCTTAGCCAATGCTTGGGCAATGGCTTCTAGAAAGCCTATGTCTATAGTTAATTTGTCTGCTAATACTAATGATTTTGTTTTGTTCAAAATAAAAAATAATGCCATTAAGATTATAAGAGTCGTTAAATCTGGAAAGCAAATTTTTGTAAATGCTTAA
- a CDS encoding BfmA/BtgA family mobilization protein — translation MSPSYSETLDFMIAFFEDNNLSPYDTLGMNRTSLQNVLNKRLDAVISILRQVEETQLKATKKMLRFLFQGIEDTKPLILEKSTITKPIPKAENEALIYYRNAYFKQQAELIKLKHKFKDTIGKFKLVKKTFSSNIYSLKVSEQEYTELKNNVF, via the coding sequence ATCAGTCCAAGTTATTCTGAAACCTTGGATTTTATGATTGCTTTTTTTGAAGATAATAACCTATCTCCCTATGATACTTTAGGAATGAACAGAACGTCTCTTCAAAACGTTTTAAACAAACGTTTGGATGCAGTAATATCAATCTTGAGACAAGTTGAAGAAACCCAACTGAAGGCCACCAAGAAGATGTTGAGATTTCTATTTCAAGGCATTGAAGATACTAAACCTTTGATTTTGGAAAAATCAACTATTACAAAACCAATTCCTAAAGCAGAGAATGAAGCATTAATATATTATCGTAATGCCTACTTTAAACAACAAGCCGAATTAATTAAACTGAAGCATAAATTCAAAGACACCATTGGAAAATTCAAACTTGTCAAAAAGACTTTTAGTTCTAATATTTACTCGTTGAAAGTATCTGAACAAGAATATACTGAATTAAAAAATAATGTTTTTTGA
- a CDS encoding site-specific integrase yields MQKFLNQKFKTNDIYLKQLNYRFICDFEHYLRNYKNAQKKFMLSNNGVMKHLERFKKMINLAVKLEWMLKNPFKKFQLHYDKYDRAYLTERELELLECTHYGNERLERVKDCFIFSCYTGLSYIDVKELTVNQIVRGIDNNHWIFTKREKTNETVEIPVLPQAMTIINKYKEAIENKISKTMLPLCSNQKAKSYLKEIAKDCGIRKNITFHVARHTFATTVMLSNGVPIETV; encoded by the coding sequence TTGCAGAAATTTCTAAATCAAAAATTCAAAACAAACGATATTTATCTAAAACAATTAAACTATCGTTTTATCTGTGATTTTGAACATTACTTACGCAATTATAAAAATGCCCAAAAGAAATTCATGTTAAGCAACAATGGAGTGATGAAACATTTAGAACGTTTTAAGAAAATGATAAATCTAGCTGTAAAGCTGGAATGGATGCTAAAGAACCCATTTAAAAAATTTCAATTGCATTATGATAAGTATGATAGAGCTTATCTAACAGAAAGGGAACTTGAACTATTAGAATGTACACATTATGGAAATGAGCGATTAGAAAGAGTAAAAGACTGTTTTATCTTTTCTTGTTATACAGGTTTGTCATATATCGATGTAAAGGAACTTACAGTTAATCAAATAGTTAGAGGTATAGATAATAACCATTGGATATTTACCAAACGGGAGAAAACAAATGAAACAGTCGAGATACCTGTTCTTCCTCAAGCAATGACCATAATTAATAAGTACAAAGAGGCTATTGAAAATAAAATAAGCAAAACCATGTTACCTTTGTGTTCAAACCAAAAGGCAAAAAGTTACTTAAAAGAAATTGCCAAGGACTGTGGTATACGTAAAAACATTACTTTTCATGTTGCCAGACATACTTTTGCAACTACAGTCATGTTATCAAATGGTGTTCCAATAGAAACAGTATAA
- a CDS encoding sugar MFS transporter — protein sequence MKEPINNNLTAIIIIASLFFIFGFVTWINGALIPFMKTINELTDAQSYLVASASYISFVVMALPASWILNKIGYKKGMSLGLIIMAIGALVFIPAAEARTYWVFLAGIFIQGIGMTLLQTAANPYITILGPIDSGAKRIAIMGIANKVAGALGSLIFGALLLSGIDEVKEKLGTASLEEKGVLLDTMADSVFMPYLVMAIVLFVLGILIRKAPLPHVEAAEDEETKAGTTAKTSIFQFPHLWLGVLTLFVYVGAEVIAGDTIIAYGISLGFPAADAKFFTTLTLFAMVCTYIVGVILIPKYLKQGTALKISATLGIIFSMCILSTTGFTSVLFVAALGISNALVWPAVWPLTLAGLGKFTKTGSALLIMAISGGAIIPPLYGRMVDANKQELITNGLNEVDALATASTNSYWILIPCYVLILFFALWGHKYKSWSKQ from the coding sequence ATGAAAGAACCCATAAACAACAATTTAACCGCCATCATAATTATAGCGAGTCTATTTTTTATATTCGGTTTTGTAACCTGGATCAATGGAGCATTAATCCCTTTTATGAAAACCATTAATGAACTTACTGACGCACAATCTTACTTGGTCGCGTCGGCATCTTATATTTCATTTGTAGTGATGGCGCTACCAGCCTCTTGGATTTTGAATAAAATTGGCTATAAAAAAGGCATGTCTTTAGGCCTGATAATCATGGCTATTGGCGCCTTAGTTTTTATACCAGCAGCAGAAGCAAGAACATATTGGGTGTTTTTAGCAGGTATTTTTATTCAAGGTATCGGGATGACGCTTTTACAAACCGCAGCCAATCCATACATTACCATATTAGGACCAATAGATAGTGGTGCCAAACGTATCGCTATTATGGGTATTGCGAATAAAGTGGCAGGAGCTTTAGGTTCATTAATATTTGGAGCACTATTGCTATCAGGTATCGATGAGGTAAAAGAAAAGTTAGGTACTGCTTCTTTAGAAGAAAAGGGCGTGCTTTTAGATACAATGGCCGATAGTGTGTTTATGCCTTATTTAGTAATGGCCATTGTTTTGTTTGTTCTGGGGATTTTAATTAGAAAAGCGCCTTTGCCTCATGTGGAAGCCGCCGAAGATGAAGAAACCAAAGCAGGTACCACAGCGAAAACTAGTATTTTTCAGTTTCCTCATTTATGGTTGGGAGTTTTAACGCTCTTTGTTTATGTAGGTGCTGAGGTAATAGCAGGTGATACCATTATAGCTTACGGCATCTCATTAGGTTTTCCGGCAGCCGATGCTAAATTTTTCACGACGTTAACACTCTTCGCTATGGTGTGTACTTATATAGTTGGGGTTATTTTAATACCTAAATATTTAAAACAAGGTACGGCTCTAAAAATAAGCGCCACTTTAGGTATTATTTTTAGTATGTGTATCCTTTCTACAACGGGCTTTACGTCTGTTTTATTTGTTGCTGCCTTAGGGATTTCCAACGCGTTAGTTTGGCCAGCTGTATGGCCACTAACCTTAGCGGGTTTAGGAAAGTTTACTAAAACGGGTTCGGCGTTATTAATTATGGCTATTTCTGGAGGTGCTATTATTCCTCCACTATATGGCAGAATGGTAGATGCTAATAAACAAGAACTCATTACAAACGGACTAAATGAAGTAGATGCTTTGGCAACCGCCTCAACAAATAGTTATTGGATATTAATTCCCTGCTATGTATTAATTCTATTTTTTGCATTATGGGGACACAAATACAAAAGTTGGTCAAAACAATAA
- a CDS encoding acetyl-CoA C-acyltransferase codes for MNKEVVIVSAVRTPIGSFLGSLSTIAAPQLGAIAIKGALNKINLNPKLVDEVLMGNVVQAGTGQAPARQAAIYAGIPNTVPCTTINKVCASGMKAVMQAAQSIALGDAEIIVAGGMENMSLIPHYLHARTGTKFGSASLIDGLQKDGLVDSYSQNAMGVCADTCANEYEFSREDQDAYAIQSYNRSAAAWEAGKFDNEVIPVEVPQRRGEPLIFSKDEEFTNVKMDKIPQLRPAFSKEGTVTAANASTINDGAGAMILMSKEKANELGLKILATIKGYADAAQEPDWFTTAPAKALPKALKKAGMKLEDVNFFEFNEAFSVVGLANMKILGLTDTNVNVNGGAVSLGHPLGCSGVRILITLLNVLEQNDAKIGAAAICNGGGGASAVIIERN; via the coding sequence ATGAACAAAGAAGTCGTTATCGTTTCAGCCGTAAGAACGCCAATAGGTAGTTTTTTAGGAAGTTTATCAACCATTGCTGCACCTCAATTAGGAGCTATAGCAATAAAAGGCGCTTTAAATAAAATTAATTTAAACCCAAAATTGGTAGACGAAGTTTTAATGGGTAATGTAGTTCAAGCAGGTACTGGTCAAGCTCCGGCAAGACAGGCTGCCATATACGCTGGTATCCCAAATACTGTTCCATGCACAACGATTAACAAAGTTTGCGCTTCGGGTATGAAAGCTGTTATGCAGGCTGCACAAAGTATTGCGCTTGGCGATGCAGAAATTATTGTTGCTGGTGGCATGGAAAACATGAGTTTAATTCCTCATTATTTACATGCTAGAACGGGCACCAAATTTGGTTCTGCATCATTAATTGACGGTTTACAAAAAGATGGTTTAGTAGATTCTTATAGCCAAAACGCTATGGGTGTTTGTGCCGATACTTGCGCTAATGAATATGAGTTTTCTCGAGAAGATCAAGATGCTTACGCTATTCAATCGTACAATCGTTCTGCAGCAGCTTGGGAAGCAGGGAAATTTGATAATGAAGTTATACCTGTTGAAGTACCTCAACGCCGCGGAGAACCTCTTATTTTTTCTAAAGATGAAGAGTTTACAAACGTGAAAATGGATAAAATTCCGCAACTGCGACCTGCCTTTAGTAAAGAAGGTACAGTTACAGCTGCTAACGCTTCCACCATAAATGATGGTGCCGGAGCAATGATTTTAATGAGTAAAGAAAAAGCTAACGAACTTGGTTTAAAAATTCTAGCCACTATAAAAGGTTATGCCGATGCTGCACAAGAACCAGATTGGTTTACTACTGCTCCTGCAAAAGCATTACCCAAAGCCTTAAAGAAAGCTGGTATGAAACTTGAAGATGTTAATTTCTTTGAATTTAATGAAGCATTTTCGGTTGTTGGATTAGCAAACATGAAAATTTTAGGACTTACCGATACTAATGTAAATGTAAATGGTGGCGCGGTTTCTTTAGGACATCCATTAGGCTGTTCTGGTGTTCGAATTTTAATAACATTACTAAATGTGTTAGAACAAAACGATGCCAAAATTGGTGCCGCAGCAATTTGTAATGGAGGCGGTGGCGCATCGGCCGTAATTATTGAACGTAACTAA
- a CDS encoding sodium:solute symporter family protein codes for MTLQLLDWIVIIIFFLIMVVIGVWAHYKNKDSDDYFTAGGNLPWWLSGISHHVSGYSGAVFVAYAGLAYTNGFSIYVWWALTVGISILVTVNVFPVRWVRLRKKIGIQSPLEYLSIRYGVKTQQVIAWSGVILKLFDVAAKWAAIAILLKVFTGIPILYGVLFSGGISIVYITIGGLWAVTVSDFIQFIVQIGAGIAMFFAATAKLGGLDSVFTIWDQLPAKNSEPFGEPYTVGFALAFLFINMLSYNGGTWNLATKYISSPNEQNTKRAAILSGVLYLIWPLILFFPMWAAPILLPDLQDPTESYGLLTITLLPKGMIGLVLASMFATTMSMTSSDANTISAVITRDILPLHFKKFNVANSVNPLIVARKVTFIFIFFTILIATQYESFGGILGLIVAWFAALVGPIAVPMLLGMLPLFKKSGSTAALVSIFGGLISFASIKIFSFTLPFALEISLPLMVSVFLYVVFGFINRKTIVAPEVLELLEAIDKKSDN; via the coding sequence ATGACGCTACAACTATTAGATTGGATTGTAATTATTATATTTTTTTTAATTATGGTAGTTATTGGCGTTTGGGCCCATTATAAAAATAAAGACTCAGATGATTATTTTACGGCAGGAGGGAATTTGCCTTGGTGGTTATCGGGTATTTCACATCATGTATCAGGTTATAGTGGAGCCGTATTTGTTGCCTATGCTGGGTTAGCCTATACAAACGGTTTTTCTATTTATGTTTGGTGGGCGCTAACTGTAGGTATTTCAATTTTAGTTACCGTTAATGTTTTTCCGGTACGTTGGGTGCGATTGCGAAAAAAAATAGGGATTCAATCACCTTTAGAATACCTCTCTATTCGATACGGAGTTAAAACACAGCAGGTTATTGCTTGGAGTGGTGTTATTTTAAAGCTTTTTGATGTTGCTGCTAAATGGGCTGCTATAGCCATTTTACTAAAAGTTTTTACTGGTATTCCTATACTTTATGGCGTACTTTTTTCTGGAGGTATTTCTATTGTTTACATTACAATAGGTGGTTTATGGGCAGTAACCGTAAGCGATTTTATACAGTTCATTGTTCAAATTGGTGCCGGTATTGCCATGTTTTTTGCGGCTACAGCTAAATTGGGTGGTTTAGATTCTGTTTTTACTATTTGGGATCAATTACCAGCTAAAAATAGTGAGCCTTTCGGAGAGCCTTATACTGTCGGTTTTGCCTTAGCTTTCTTGTTTATCAATATGCTAAGCTACAATGGTGGCACATGGAATTTAGCAACCAAATATATTTCTTCACCCAATGAGCAAAACACAAAAAGGGCAGCTATACTTTCGGGTGTTTTATATTTAATCTGGCCTTTAATATTGTTTTTCCCAATGTGGGCAGCACCTATTTTATTGCCAGACTTACAAGACCCTACAGAATCTTACGGACTTCTAACAATTACGCTTTTGCCGAAAGGAATGATAGGTTTGGTGTTAGCATCAATGTTTGCAACTACAATGTCCATGACTTCCAGCGATGCCAATACTATTTCGGCAGTTATAACTAGAGATATATTGCCACTTCACTTTAAGAAGTTTAATGTGGCTAACTCCGTGAACCCGTTAATAGTAGCCCGAAAAGTAACGTTTATTTTTATATTCTTTACCATACTTATAGCGACCCAATACGAATCTTTTGGAGGTATTTTGGGGCTTATTGTAGCGTGGTTTGCTGCTTTAGTAGGGCCTATTGCGGTACCTATGCTATTGGGGATGCTTCCGCTATTCAAAAAAAGTGGATCGACAGCGGCATTGGTTTCTATTTTTGGAGGTTTAATAAGTTTTGCTTCCATTAAAATTTTCTCTTTCACGCTGCCTTTTGCCCTAGAAATCAGTTTGCCTTTAATGGTATCTGTTTTTTTATACGTTGTTTTTGGTTTTATAAATCGAAAAACAATAGTGGCCCCAGAGGTTTTAGAATTGCTAGAGGCTATTGACAAAAAATCTGATAATTAA
- a CDS encoding HD family phosphohydrolase: MKDFINKLYRNHSLIYKVLLYITTTFLIVYLFPKSGKFKYNFEKGKPWQSENLYAPFDFAIKKSENEIAQEKEELINNGTLYFTIDNSIENKVKTSFKSEFSSAFSDTISLAKSSELYKTGADIISELYAFGVLNESYSFSDEKRIVILDERVKKEEGIYFDLIKLDEVTSVIERVLKKHRLSAYKTEFVSLFYDLVEPNLTFDKSFTDKALQDELNKIIYARGSIEKQTLIVAKGEVVQGDKYEILKSLQSEYESQVWSKSNYLWILFAYTLLVALALLMLLLFLMKYRLDVFENNTKVTFIFFNIFLLIFLTTLVVNYNSKFIYVVPICILPLVFKAFFDARLGLFSHVITVLLLGFVVPNSYEYMFLQIIAGIVTILTVKELYKRANLFISVGQITLVYFIAYFAFFVIHEGTVETLEWQTFGYFVLCGLATLFVQPLIYVYEKVFGLVSDVSLLELSDTNSKLLKELSNKAPGTFHHSLNVANLAEASANEIGANSMLVRVGALYHDIGKMKSPTYFTENQSTGINPHDELSSKESARIITDHVIDGIEIARKNNLPDRVIDFIRTHHGTSVVYYFYMQEKKDFPEEVVNKLDFSYPGPKPFSKETAILMMCDSIEAASKSLKEPTSTKIDAFVENIIDKQISEGQFLNANITFKEIESIKKVLKHKLANIYHLRIEYPE, encoded by the coding sequence GTGAAAGACTTTATAAATAAATTATACCGAAACCATTCTTTAATATATAAAGTACTTTTATATATTACTACTACGTTTTTAATTGTTTATTTGTTTCCTAAAAGCGGGAAATTTAAATATAATTTTGAAAAAGGAAAGCCTTGGCAATCAGAGAATTTATATGCTCCTTTTGATTTTGCTATAAAAAAATCTGAAAATGAAATTGCTCAAGAAAAAGAGGAGCTTATTAATAACGGAACGTTATATTTTACTATTGATAATAGTATTGAGAATAAAGTAAAAACATCTTTTAAGAGTGAGTTTTCTTCTGCTTTTTCTGATACTATTTCGCTTGCCAAGTCTAGTGAATTGTATAAAACGGGAGCCGATATTATTTCCGAACTTTATGCCTTTGGGGTTTTAAATGAAAGTTATAGTTTTTCGGATGAAAAAAGAATTGTTATTCTAGACGAGCGAGTTAAAAAAGAAGAAGGTATTTATTTCGATTTAATTAAACTCGATGAGGTGACTTCGGTAATTGAACGTGTTTTAAAAAAACACCGTTTATCTGCTTATAAAACTGAATTTGTATCGTTATTCTATGATTTGGTTGAGCCTAATTTAACTTTCGATAAATCTTTTACAGATAAGGCTTTACAAGATGAACTTAATAAAATAATTTATGCAAGAGGCAGTATAGAAAAACAAACATTGATTGTAGCAAAAGGAGAGGTTGTACAAGGTGATAAATATGAAATATTAAAGTCTTTACAGTCTGAATACGAATCGCAAGTTTGGAGTAAATCCAACTATTTATGGATTCTATTTGCTTATACTCTTTTGGTGGCTTTAGCATTACTTATGCTGTTATTGTTTTTAATGAAATATAGATTAGATGTGTTTGAAAATAACACGAAAGTTACATTTATATTTTTCAATATATTTTTATTAATATTTTTAACCACATTGGTGGTGAACTATAATTCTAAGTTTATTTACGTCGTTCCAATATGTATTTTACCGCTTGTTTTTAAAGCCTTTTTTGACGCGAGATTGGGTTTGTTTTCTCATGTTATTACCGTATTGCTTTTAGGTTTTGTTGTACCGAATAGCTATGAGTACATGTTTTTACAAATTATTGCAGGAATTGTTACTATTTTAACAGTAAAAGAACTTTATAAACGAGCTAATCTATTTATATCGGTTGGGCAAATTACACTAGTTTATTTTATTGCTTATTTTGCGTTTTTTGTAATTCATGAAGGTACAGTTGAAACTTTAGAATGGCAAACATTTGGATATTTTGTGCTTTGCGGATTAGCTACTCTTTTTGTGCAGCCTTTAATTTATGTTTATGAAAAAGTTTTCGGGTTGGTTTCCGATGTTTCTTTATTGGAGCTTTCGGATACAAATTCTAAGTTATTAAAAGAATTATCGAATAAGGCACCTGGCACGTTTCATCATTCATTAAACGTAGCTAATTTAGCCGAAGCATCCGCGAACGAAATTGGAGCAAATTCCATGTTGGTTAGGGTAGGAGCTTTGTATCATGATATTGGTAAAATGAAGAGCCCAACTTACTTTACCGAAAATCAATCTACAGGCATTAATCCACATGACGAGTTATCATCTAAAGAAAGTGCAAGAATAATTACCGATCACGTTATTGATGGGATAGAAATTGCTAGAAAAAATAATTTACCAGATCGCGTTATAGATTTTATTAGAACGCATCATGGTACAAGCGTAGTTTATTATTTTTATATGCAAGAAAAAAAGGATTTTCCAGAAGAAGTAGTTAATAAATTAGATTTTAGTTACCCTGGTCCAAAACCTTTTAGTAAAGAGACGGCTATTTTAATGATGTGTGATAGTATTGAGGCTGCATCTAAAAGTTTAAAGGAACCAACATCAACAAAAATTGATGCTTTTGTTGAAAATATTATAGATAAACAAATAAGTGAGGGACAATTTTTAAATGCAAACATTACTTTTAAAGAAATTGAATCCATAAAAAAAGTGCTAAAACACAAGCTAGCAAACATTTATCATTTAAGAATTGAATATCCTGAATAA
- a CDS encoding LacI family DNA-binding transcriptional regulator, whose amino-acid sequence MDKEERIVGIKDVAKAANVALATVDRVIHNRAGVSQKTKDKVLKVIEKMGYQPNVMASNLSKRKKIVLGVLLPNISEGSGYWEFPMKGVIKAQKELAQYRIKIKTFTFKQNNNEEIRKRILEVINSDIQGLVLTSKFADEIEILLEDCKQKKRPYVFIDSNVRKIDSLCSIQQPLFESGELAAQLFSYCFNIGEILILHLKETMDTEDIIGLKEKGMNAYLSDKNDNIVTKSLVLTNFTENGFETALSQTLENNPQIKGVFVPNSKVAYIAKYFDNREGDKIYLIGYDFFNDDIQYLEKDIIDFLICQRPEEQGYQAVVKLFEHLVLKKDVEKEIIMPLDIITKKNYKYY is encoded by the coding sequence ATGGATAAGGAGGAACGCATTGTAGGAATAAAAGATGTGGCGAAAGCCGCTAATGTAGCCTTAGCAACAGTAGATCGTGTAATACATAATCGAGCAGGAGTAAGTCAAAAAACAAAAGATAAGGTTTTAAAGGTTATAGAGAAAATGGGGTATCAGCCCAACGTTATGGCCAGTAATCTATCAAAACGTAAAAAAATTGTTTTAGGCGTTCTATTACCTAATATTTCCGAAGGTTCTGGGTATTGGGAGTTTCCTATGAAGGGAGTTATAAAAGCACAAAAAGAATTAGCGCAATATCGCATCAAAATTAAAACTTTTACCTTTAAACAAAATAATAATGAGGAAATTAGAAAACGAATTCTTGAAGTCATTAATAGCGATATTCAAGGCTTAGTTTTAACATCTAAGTTTGCCGACGAGATAGAGATTTTGTTAGAAGACTGTAAACAAAAGAAGCGTCCGTATGTGTTTATAGATTCTAACGTAAGGAAAATAGATTCGTTATGCAGTATCCAACAACCATTATTTGAAAGTGGCGAACTAGCAGCTCAATTATTCAGTTATTGCTTTAATATAGGTGAAATTTTAATTCTGCATTTAAAGGAAACTATGGATACAGAAGATATTATAGGTTTGAAAGAAAAGGGAATGAATGCCTATCTAAGCGATAAAAATGATAATATAGTAACCAAATCTTTGGTTTTAACCAATTTTACCGAAAATGGTTTTGAAACTGCTCTAAGCCAAACGCTAGAAAATAACCCACAAATTAAAGGTGTTTTTGTACCCAACTCAAAAGTTGCATATATCGCAAAATATTTTGATAACAGGGAAGGTGATAAAATTTACCTAATCGGATATGATTTTTTTAATGATGATATTCAATATCTTGAAAAGGACATTATAGACTTTTTAATCTGTCAACGCCCCGAAGAACAGGGCTATCAAGCTGTTGTTAAATTGTTTGAACATCTAGTGCTTAAAAAGGATGTGGAGAAAGAAATTATCATGCCTTTAGACATCATAACAAAGAAGAATTATAAATATTATTAA
- a CDS encoding carbohydrate-binding family 9-like protein: MKKRLTVPNISKSSKQKKSLKKALNLTDYHNIDQYAWEQPNKHRNVGFYMAHDNKNIYLQYNVLEPEMVAKYHNHNSPVYKDSCVEFFIAFEQDANYYNFEFNSLGTCLLGFGPDRHNRQLLDSKIIDLIKVNTKIKRIQHNGLTVFKWKIFIKIPINTFSFNNIKSFKNNKAKANFYKCGDNLSKPHYISWNNIKSEKPDFHLKSYFGDIKFN, translated from the coding sequence GTGAAAAAAAGATTAACCGTCCCTAATATTTCTAAATCTTCCAAACAGAAAAAAAGCTTAAAAAAGGCTTTAAACTTGACTGATTACCATAACATCGATCAATACGCTTGGGAACAACCTAATAAGCATCGCAATGTTGGTTTTTATATGGCGCACGACAATAAAAATATTTACTTACAATATAATGTCTTGGAACCCGAAATGGTTGCGAAATACCACAATCACAACAGTCCTGTTTATAAGGATAGCTGCGTAGAGTTTTTTATTGCTTTTGAACAAGATGCTAACTATTATAATTTTGAATTTAATAGCTTAGGAACTTGTCTTCTAGGCTTTGGACCTGATAGGCATAACAGACAGTTATTAGATTCTAAAATTATAGACTTAATAAAAGTAAACACTAAAATAAAACGAATACAACATAATGGTTTGACAGTCTTTAAATGGAAAATTTTTATAAAAATTCCTATAAACACCTTTTCATTCAACAATATAAAATCTTTTAAAAACAATAAAGCCAAGGCAAATTTTTACAAATGTGGAGACAACCTATCTAAACCACATTATATTAGTTGGAATAATATAAAATCTGAAAAACCTGATTTTCATTTAAAATCATATTTCGGGGATATTAAATTTAACTAA
- a CDS encoding Arm DNA-binding domain-containing protein has product MQTNKTFSIVLFTRKSRSIVSKLSIYARITVNGKRSEISLKRTVLTKSWDASKSRGRGSSYSSRVLNSYLNQEYNRLLDCHKQLLEEDKVISSKTIKSRYLGDDNTRKTLNDLLYYHNTNMVSVLKQGTMKNYYTTE; this is encoded by the coding sequence ATGCAAACGAACAAAACATTTTCTATTGTTTTATTTACCAGAAAATCTAGAAGTATAGTAAGTAAACTATCTATCTATGCGCGGATTACCGTTAATGGTAAACGCTCAGAAATCAGCTTAAAAAGAACCGTTTTGACAAAATCATGGGACGCCTCAAAAAGTCGTGGACGCGGTAGTTCTTACTCCTCACGAGTATTGAATAGCTATTTGAATCAAGAGTACAATAGGTTATTGGATTGCCACAAGCAATTATTAGAAGAAGATAAAGTGATCTCATCTAAGACTATAAAATCCCGTTATTTGGGAGATGATAATACCAGAAAAACACTTAATGACTTGTTGTACTATCACAATACAAATATGGTTTCCGTACTTAAACAGGGCACAATGAAAAATTATTATACTACGGAATAG